TGATAAAAGCCCATTGTGATAGTGATTATAAGGAACCCACAGAGTTTGTGTCCAGTTGTTGCAACAACACCAGAACGTTCTTCAGGATTTGATACCTCCGTTTTGTTAAGATTTGTACCGGTTGCTGCCTCTGATGATTTGCTATTCGTGTTTGTAAGTCCCATGGTAACGTCTTTGTTGTATCTATCTATTTCTTAGCTTTTGTAATAGGAGGATAAAGTAGctgaaataaaaaactaCCTGCGATGCCATTTATGGTTTCcgtttttttcttcacaGGGATATTGCAACACTTTAATAAAATTCTGCACTTCTTGGAACCATTTATTCGAATATAATTTAACTATAACgataatatattccatACGCCAGGGATCACAGGATTTTCTATCTTCCACCCAACCCTTGCACATAGTGTAACgattttcaaagaagattTAGCAGTCATGATTTATCAACTGGGAAGATACAGCGTCATAAAAAATTACTCTAATTGAAGTAATTCATATGTTTATATGTTACATGCTTAAGAGAAGGAGACCGGTCGGTTGTGCtatcttattttttatcacaatcttcatatatattctatattCTATATTCTATTTAGGTAGATGAGCTAAGATAAGATTAGCATATGCCCCCCCCCCTTCTGTTTCCAATTTAAGAGTTTGCTGGAAGTATTTCAAAGTATAATGTGAAGGTTCATTTAATTGCTCTAAACTATACCTAGGCTTATAGACTTAAGAATGGGAATGGATGGGATACTATACGCCGAGTAGTACTACCCTGCTCAGGTATAACGAGGatcataataaaatatatcgTCGGTATATGCGACACGGCAACCTTGACGATCTTTTGAAGGGCTTCTGATGTGTATATCTTGCAACCTTTTAGGTATTCACCTTATTACCTTATTGTCCTCtctatttattaaatagATAACTGAACTGAGCAAGAAAATAGGCCTATATATTAAACCTGACCTAGCTGTAAGAAGTAATTTAAATCTAACAATCCTAGCAACTACTGCTATGCTGAACAGTAAGAAATCGATATGaagattgtttttttttcttcttcttcttccttctAATCTATAAATATACCCACTTttattgtaatttttttttgtttcccATGAGTATTGAtcttttttgttctttataTACATTTTGTCTGGtctatataaaaaaagCAGGCCTTTAAGGTTGACCAAAATGGTGAACGTTGTGTGTGCCGCCGTCACATAGGAAActcaatttctttcaacCATTCCGTTATATTAGAAACTAATCGAGGAACAATGCTATCACCTTTACCGCCagcaattttcaaaatatattcatttaattcGGCACTACCCAATATATCAACATGCTCAGCACTACGAGCACCGCCTCTAATGTCGAACCTATCAGGTTGGTGTTTTAATTCAACTATAACAACTTCAGAACCACCTGGATTATATGCTGATTTCCCCTGTGCCCATTTATGGCACATTGCATGCGTTGTTAAAGGAACTGTACCATCACCTTCTGTGAAAAAGACAGGTTGCTCACTCTCATAGTCGATTGTATAAGGTAATGAACTCTTATTacccttttcttctttataaACATAGGCTCTTTCTGTTGGATTATGAACACCATAAATACAGTATATTTTCAAGTCTGCTGCATTAGGTAAGGGGACTTCTAATGGATTACTCCAATGAGAATGATGCTTTTCGTTGCCTTTCATTTCTTCCTCAGTCTTAGCATAATCATAAGTATATTGATCTTTGATTCTTTCTTGTAACCATTTAGGTGATACTTTCATGACGAAATCAATGGCATCAAGCATGGTCATATTTTGGTGTAAGGGAGAATGGCTTTTTTCAgtaacattattatcaatattcCTTCTCTTTTGTCTATCTTCAAATCTTATGAAATTACCATACGTATcagtattattatgttGAGAGTCTTCCATTGAATATGTCTTGTTCCCCCATATTAAAGCGCCACCTTTAGGCAACATTGATGGGATACCACCCCAAGTTTGTAATAATTGAACACGTTCTTTCCTACTAAAGAATTTCTCTAACCCATACATAGCAAGAGCATTTAGTTGAATCGTATCTTTCATTTCTCCACTAATCAAAGCAGGCACAGCTTTCGGCACCCCTAACAAGGTCCCCGCAACGTTGACAAAAGATGCAATATGTTTATCTACCCAACCTGGACCACCATTACCATAATGAGGTCCTTCAGCTTCTACCCATTTTAGGAAGTAAAATACAATTTGTGACCCCATTGAATGTCCAACAAGAACAGCTTTTTCATTCGTAGAATCATAAAATAACTCAATTTGTCTCTTTAACTTAGTAAAATACCTATCACGACGCTCAAGATCCAAATAAGCCAATCTCCAGTCATAGGAGGCGGTAATCATCGTATTAGGGTCATACCCAAGCGTACCTAGATTTTGTATAACTTTATTCCAAATCCAATAACCTGCCATGAAATAATCTGTTGACTCAAAACCTTGGGCAGCCCTTAATGTGAAATGTTCTGGGTCTAAACCAGTTTCAGGATCTAACATCAAATG
Above is a genomic segment from Naumovozyma dairenensis CBS 421 chromosome 6, complete genome containing:
- the LRO1 gene encoding phospholipid:diacylglycerol acyltransferase (similar to Saccharomyces cerevisiae LRO1 (YNR008W); ancestral locus Anc_6.298); protein product: MLNRRKLFKGRSREGSYDHDDTMGPLRSRQGSVMSEETQYHTANDDEFDPTHDYSYSSSRFNRHNHHQEHADDGDEQDAEDDENEERAYESFIERQRSKIIKQTEKKRWRDSRRFIFTLGALIGLIIPFYFGASHVHNNNKDLFDNLVNIESFKDYFDEWVDAVPQGLTSFITDVQNGFLSPSSLEDLSQNFAVGKKLISDMDIKLKHPVVMVPGVISTGVESWGVTGDEQCDSSPHFRKRLWGSFYMLRTMVLDKICWLKHLMLDPETGLDPEHFTLRAAQGFESTDYFMAGYWIWNKVIQNLGTLGYDPNTMITASYDWRLAYLDLERRDRYFTKLKRQIELFYDSTNEKAVLVGHSMGSQIVFYFLKWVEAEGPHYGNGGPGWVDKHIASFVNVAGTLLGVPKAVPALISGEMKDTIQLNALAMYGLEKFFSRKERVQLLQTWGGIPSMLPKGGALIWGNKTYSMEDSQHNNTDTYGNFIRFEDRQKRRNIDNNVTEKSHSPLHQNMTMLDAIDFVMKVSPKWLQERIKDQYTYDYAKTEEEMKGNEKHHSHWSNPLEVPLPNAADLKIYCIYGVHNPTERAYVYKEEKGNKSSLPYTIDYESEQPVFFTEGDGTVPLTTHAMCHKWAQGKSAYNPGGSEVVIVELKHQPDRFDIRGGARSAEHVDILGSAELNEYILKIAGGKGDSIVPRLVSNITEWLKEIEFPM